A window of Deinococcus cellulosilyticus NBRC 106333 = KACC 11606 contains these coding sequences:
- a CDS encoding glycoside hydrolase family 19 protein, with protein sequence MITKTLIQALNPNLKQPDVTADKLQKAADQYGINTKLRVAHWLAQLTAESSLVPQEENLNYSAKRLCQVWPSRFPSMEAAQSCAMNPEALGNKVYGGRMGNTQPGDGYKYRGRGFIQLTGRNNYTHYGQKTGFDLVNNPDLLLQIGVSAQTAAAFWQDHNINVYADKNDIEGVTRAINGGLTGLQSRQAYFQKIMSLLS encoded by the coding sequence ATGATCACCAAAACCCTGATTCAGGCCCTCAATCCCAATCTGAAACAACCCGATGTCACTGCCGACAAACTGCAGAAAGCAGCAGACCAGTATGGCATCAACACCAAACTGCGGGTGGCCCACTGGCTTGCACAGCTCACCGCAGAGTCCAGTCTGGTGCCCCAGGAGGAGAACCTGAATTATTCAGCGAAGCGTCTGTGTCAGGTGTGGCCCAGCAGGTTTCCCAGCATGGAAGCTGCCCAGAGTTGCGCCATGAATCCTGAGGCTCTTGGAAACAAGGTCTATGGCGGACGCATGGGCAACACCCAGCCTGGAGACGGGTACAAATACCGTGGGCGGGGCTTCATTCAACTGACGGGCCGCAACAACTACACCCACTATGGCCAGAAGACCGGCTTTGATCTGGTGAACAACCCCGATCTGCTGTTGCAGATTGGCGTGAGTGCGCAGACTGCAGCGGCGTTCTGGCAGGACCACAACATCAACGTTTACGCAGACAAAAACGACATTGAAGGGGTGACCCGCGCCATCAACGGAGGTCTGACCGGTTTGCAGAGCAGGCAGGCCTACTTCCAGAAAATCATGTCCCTGCTCAGCTGA
- a CDS encoding DUF262 domain-containing protein, whose amino-acid sequence MTIPPTLIQGPAQPYTLIHYSNRHRETRMRYLEGYICGHRIPPFHQPLQWSTQQQQQFIENVWLGLGFGQLVITIHPERAELSRLVIDGQHRLTALQNYLDNEFPVFGQYWRDLSISDQMRFEGIPAPTIVLSQDHELEDKNLRDIYERLNFSKIREPELV is encoded by the coding sequence ATGACGATTCCCCCGACCCTGATTCAGGGACCTGCCCAGCCTTACACCCTGATCCATTACAGCAACCGCCACCGGGAAACCCGCATGCGTTACCTCGAAGGCTACATTTGTGGTCACCGGATTCCTCCGTTCCATCAGCCGCTGCAGTGGTCCACACAGCAGCAACAGCAGTTCATTGAGAATGTCTGGCTCGGTCTGGGCTTTGGTCAACTGGTGATCACCATTCACCCTGAGCGTGCCGAACTCAGCCGACTGGTCATTGATGGGCAGCACCGACTCACTGCCCTGCAGAACTACCTGGACAACGAATTCCCTGTGTTTGGGCAGTACTGGCGCGACCTCAGCATCTCCGACCAGATGCGCTTTGAAGGCATTCCTGCCCCCACCATCGTGCTCTCTCAGGACCATGAGCTTGAAGATAAGAACCTGCGCGACATCTACGAGCGTCTGAATTTCAGCAAAATCAGAGAACCTGAACTGGTCTGA
- a CDS encoding SDR family oxidoreductase, whose product MKLKPLRAQVMVITGASSGIGLETAREAAKAGAKVVLAARNEDVLKEVVQDIKNQGGEAIYVVADVGVREDVERIARVARKVYEGFDTWINNAGVDMWGKAEDITEEDARRLFDTNFWGMVHGSLVALAHLKDRGGAIINVASVASDVPYPLQSFYVASKHALKGFTNSLRMEVMHDKLPVSISLIKPAAISTPLLLSARYYTEKQPWFPPPRYSPKEVTLAILKAATSRVRDIYVGGAAANMALFSRFAPRIADRFFARTMVKASQHDNPGQPRSGNMYEPMSEGVVSDNDAGKPRASLYTRLKVSPAARGLLALAAATLIGSVVMRRARS is encoded by the coding sequence ATGAAGCTGAAACCGCTCAGAGCGCAGGTCATGGTCATCACCGGAGCGTCCAGCGGAATCGGGCTGGAGACGGCGCGTGAGGCAGCAAAAGCAGGAGCAAAAGTCGTTCTGGCTGCCCGCAATGAAGACGTGCTGAAAGAGGTGGTCCAGGACATCAAGAACCAGGGTGGAGAGGCCATTTATGTGGTGGCGGACGTGGGGGTGCGTGAAGATGTTGAGCGCATCGCCAGGGTTGCCAGAAAGGTTTACGAAGGCTTTGACACCTGGATCAACAACGCCGGAGTGGACATGTGGGGCAAGGCCGAGGACATCACCGAAGAAGATGCCAGACGCCTCTTTGACACCAATTTCTGGGGAATGGTCCATGGTTCCCTGGTGGCCCTGGCCCACCTGAAGGACCGGGGAGGTGCCATCATCAATGTGGCCAGTGTGGCGTCCGATGTGCCCTATCCCCTGCAGAGTTTCTATGTGGCCAGCAAGCATGCCCTGAAGGGTTTCACCAATTCGCTGCGCATGGAGGTGATGCACGACAAGTTGCCGGTATCCATCTCCCTGATCAAACCTGCAGCGATCAGCACGCCTCTGCTGCTCAGTGCCCGATATTACACCGAGAAGCAGCCCTGGTTCCCTCCACCCAGGTACAGCCCAAAAGAGGTCACGCTGGCCATTTTGAAGGCCGCAACCTCTCGTGTGCGAGACATTTATGTGGGAGGTGCGGCTGCCAACATGGCCCTGTTCTCCAGATTCGCCCCACGCATCGCAGACCGCTTTTTTGCCCGCACCATGGTGAAAGCCTCCCAGCACGACAACCCCGGTCAGCCCAGGTCGGGCAACATGTATGAGCCCATGTCAGAGGGAGTGGTCAGTGACAACGATGCTGGAAAACCCCGCGCCAGCCTGTACACCCGCCTGAAAGTCAGTCCGGCAGCCAGAGGACTGCTTGCCCTGGCTGCCGCAACATTGATTGGCTCTGTGGTGATGCGCCGCGCCCGCAGCTGA
- a CDS encoding RrF2 family transcriptional regulator — protein sequence MQVTRFTDLSLRLLMHLMQTPDHSRATVQEVADRFNVPYNHLNKVAHALSKMGIIQGSKGKNGGIRLVKAPSEVRLGDLVRLTEPQADIIDCNIGPCPLRGNCKLKCVLVDAREAFYAKLNEYTLADVAATPFIQLEAQ from the coding sequence ATGCAAGTGACCCGATTCACCGACCTGAGCCTGCGCCTGCTGATGCACCTGATGCAGACCCCCGATCACTCCCGCGCCACCGTGCAGGAAGTGGCTGACCGCTTCAATGTGCCCTACAACCACCTCAACAAGGTTGCCCACGCCCTCTCCAAAATGGGCATCATCCAGGGCAGCAAAGGCAAGAATGGCGGCATCCGTCTGGTCAAGGCTCCCTCTGAGGTGAGGCTTGGAGACCTGGTGCGCCTCACTGAACCCCAGGCCGACATCATAGACTGCAACATCGGACCCTGCCCCCTCCGGGGGAACTGCAAGCTGAAATGCGTGCTGGTGGATGCCCGCGAAGCATTCTATGCCAAACTGAACGAGTACACGCTGGCAGATGTGGCCGCGACCCCGTTCATTCAACTGGAAGCCCAGTGA
- the chrA gene encoding chromate efflux transporter, whose protein sequence is MNPALDVFLTFLRLGCTSFGGPVAHLGYFREEFVNRRKWLSDADYADLVALCTFLPGPSSSQVGMSIGKLRAGTPGAVLAWIGFTTPSALIMLALALGANQLLGGGLVRGLSLLTLSVILSAVLGMARTLAPDWSRRLMALISGLIMLSLPGAWTSVLVIALGGIYGVQFFRQAGTIQKQQLNLKKTGIYLGVATVLLLVSPLLLGFSPYFRVFGEMYRTGSLVFGGGHVVLPLLQPVATWLTPEQFLGAYGAAQAIPGPVFAISTFLGATFPGVLPAWGGLIATVGIFLPALLLVLAIMPVWDSIKTHPTLQSALKGVNAAVVGLLFAALLDAGWTIRPSSWIEWVWVVASFVLLHVMKVPAHVVVFAGGLLGYFLLG, encoded by the coding sequence ATGAATCCTGCTCTGGATGTTTTTCTCACTTTCCTGCGCCTGGGCTGCACCAGTTTCGGTGGCCCGGTGGCCCACCTCGGTTACTTCCGGGAAGAATTTGTGAACCGCAGAAAATGGCTTTCGGATGCCGATTATGCGGATCTGGTCGCCCTTTGCACTTTCCTCCCTGGACCTTCCAGCAGTCAGGTGGGCATGAGCATTGGCAAGCTCCGGGCTGGAACCCCTGGCGCAGTGCTGGCCTGGATTGGGTTCACCACCCCTTCTGCCCTGATCATGCTGGCCCTGGCCCTCGGTGCAAACCAGTTGCTGGGAGGAGGTCTGGTGCGAGGGCTCAGCCTGTTGACCCTCAGCGTGATCCTCAGTGCAGTGCTGGGCATGGCCCGCACACTGGCCCCGGACTGGAGCCGCCGCCTGATGGCTTTGATCAGTGGCCTGATCATGCTGTCATTGCCTGGAGCATGGACCAGTGTCCTGGTGATCGCTCTGGGTGGGATCTATGGAGTGCAGTTTTTCAGGCAAGCGGGCACCATCCAGAAACAACAACTGAACCTGAAAAAAACCGGGATCTATCTTGGGGTGGCCACTGTGCTGCTCTTGGTCTCTCCCCTGCTGCTGGGATTCTCACCTTATTTCAGGGTCTTCGGAGAAATGTACCGCACCGGAAGCCTGGTGTTCGGAGGGGGGCATGTGGTTTTGCCTCTGTTGCAACCTGTGGCCACCTGGCTAACCCCGGAACAGTTCCTGGGAGCCTATGGGGCCGCCCAGGCCATTCCCGGTCCTGTGTTTGCCATCAGCACCTTTCTGGGGGCCACTTTTCCCGGGGTGCTTCCTGCCTGGGGAGGTCTGATTGCCACCGTCGGGATTTTCTTGCCTGCTCTCCTGCTGGTCCTGGCGATCATGCCAGTCTGGGACAGCATTAAAACCCATCCAACCCTGCAATCTGCCCTGAAAGGGGTGAATGCAGCTGTGGTGGGTTTGCTTTTTGCAGCCCTGCTTGATGCTGGATGGACCATCCGGCCCTCCAGCTGGATCGAGTGGGTGTGGGTGGTTGCCAGCTTCGTCCTGCTGCATGTCATGAAGGTCCCTGCCCATGTGGTGGTCTTTGCTGGAGGCCTGCTGGGCTATTTCCTGCTGGGTTAA
- the hmpA gene encoding NO-inducible flavohemoprotein codes for MLTETQLQLIKATVPVLKEHGATITAHFYKRMFARHPELQNVFNLTHQKTGAQSRSLAASVLAYAEYLDQPGFLSGMVGRIAHKHASLEVLPEHYPIVGENLLAAIQEVLGEAATPEIIDAWGAAYGILADIMIGAEKSLYQAAPWEGFKAFTVVKKVQESAQIASLHLKPADGAPLAPFKPGQYVSIRIKTDSMPYTQIRQYSLSDAPGGDTLRISVKRELAPETDPTLEAGVLSNILHDHIQEGDTLDVHAPMGEFVLQERGRPVVLLAGGVGITPLLSMAKAAKESEVHLLQFVMKREDHAFREELQNLQQQNQKVKVTTFYTHLGANDVLGVDCQEMGLITTEKLLRYVPLDADFYYCGPVGFMQAIEGILDDLQVPANRRFFEAFGPTQDFKVGPERELHP; via the coding sequence ATGCTGACCGAAACCCAACTGCAACTGATCAAAGCCACCGTCCCAGTGCTGAAAGAGCACGGAGCGACCATCACCGCCCACTTTTACAAAAGGATGTTTGCCCGTCATCCTGAATTGCAAAACGTCTTCAACCTGACCCACCAGAAGACCGGTGCCCAGTCCCGCAGCCTTGCTGCCTCGGTGCTGGCTTACGCCGAGTACCTTGACCAGCCTGGATTTCTGTCTGGCATGGTCGGCAGAATTGCCCACAAGCATGCCAGTCTGGAGGTCCTGCCCGAGCACTATCCCATCGTGGGTGAAAACCTGCTTGCAGCCATTCAGGAAGTGCTGGGCGAGGCTGCCACACCAGAGATCATCGACGCCTGGGGCGCAGCTTATGGCATCCTTGCCGACATCATGATAGGTGCAGAGAAAAGCCTCTATCAGGCCGCTCCCTGGGAGGGATTCAAAGCCTTCACCGTGGTGAAGAAAGTGCAGGAAAGTGCCCAGATTGCCTCACTGCACCTCAAGCCTGCGGATGGTGCACCCCTGGCTCCCTTTAAGCCCGGTCAATATGTGAGCATCCGCATCAAGACAGACAGCATGCCTTACACCCAGATCCGCCAGTACAGCCTTTCTGATGCCCCTGGTGGTGACACCCTGCGCATCAGTGTGAAACGGGAACTGGCTCCCGAAACCGATCCTACCCTTGAGGCAGGTGTGCTGTCCAACATCCTGCATGACCACATCCAGGAGGGAGACACCCTGGATGTGCATGCCCCGATGGGTGAATTCGTGCTTCAGGAAAGAGGCCGCCCGGTGGTCCTCCTTGCAGGTGGCGTGGGCATCACTCCTCTGCTGAGCATGGCCAAAGCCGCAAAAGAATCTGAAGTGCACCTCCTGCAGTTTGTGATGAAGCGGGAAGACCATGCTTTCAGAGAAGAGCTGCAGAACCTGCAACAGCAGAATCAAAAAGTCAAAGTGACCACCTTCTACACCCACCTCGGTGCAAACGATGTTCTGGGCGTGGACTGCCAGGAAATGGGCCTGATCACCACCGAGAAACTGCTGAGGTATGTGCCTCTTGATGCAGACTTCTATTACTGTGGTCCTGTCGGGTTCATGCAGGCCATTGAGGGCATTCTGGATGACCTGCAGGTGCCTGCAAACCGCCGCTTCTTCGAAGCTTTCGGACCCACCCAGGACTTCAAGGTGGGGCCCGAGCGGGAGCTTCATCCCTGA
- a CDS encoding aldo/keto reductase, with translation MMTPSPTPSLTDTVQVGRGATVTRLGLGASVQGGLFQPVSEEDARAVFQAAWDAGIRFYDTAPWYGYGESEFRLGDFLQQKSGFTVSSKVGRLLREGIPPHPTQLDSDGNRAFKTDLPLNVIYDYSYDGVMRSFEETLQRMKLDHLDMVFIHDPDSVGVTAQELMQGAYQALVELREQGLVKGIGAGMNQWEMPHELLQAGDFDVFLLAGRYTLLEQHSMPFLQTCIEKGAKIIVGGVFNSGLLANPKPDAKYNYSQAPELMLQRALAIREVCELHGISIRAAAMQFPLAHPAVASVLLGVRTLKQLQSNLQDYQTPISADFWKELQHRGLIAEDFPFLPV, from the coding sequence ATGATGACCCCATCCCCCACACCCTCTCTGACCGACACCGTACAGGTGGGCAGAGGTGCCACCGTGACCCGTCTGGGGCTTGGCGCTTCCGTTCAGGGAGGGCTCTTTCAACCTGTTTCAGAAGAAGATGCCAGAGCGGTGTTCCAGGCAGCCTGGGACGCAGGCATTCGCTTTTATGACACGGCACCCTGGTATGGTTACGGCGAATCCGAGTTTCGACTCGGCGATTTCCTGCAGCAGAAATCGGGCTTCACCGTTTCCAGCAAGGTGGGCCGTCTGCTTCGAGAGGGCATTCCTCCCCACCCAACCCAGCTGGACAGCGATGGCAACCGTGCCTTCAAAACAGACCTCCCCCTCAACGTGATCTACGACTACAGCTACGACGGGGTGATGCGCTCTTTCGAGGAGACCCTGCAGCGCATGAAGCTGGACCACCTCGACATGGTGTTCATCCATGATCCAGACTCGGTGGGTGTCACCGCGCAGGAACTGATGCAGGGAGCTTATCAGGCCCTGGTTGAGCTGCGGGAGCAGGGCCTGGTCAAGGGCATCGGTGCAGGCATGAACCAGTGGGAAATGCCCCATGAACTCCTGCAGGCGGGAGACTTCGATGTGTTCCTGCTGGCCGGAAGGTACACCCTTCTGGAACAGCACAGCATGCCCTTCTTGCAGACCTGCATCGAGAAGGGGGCAAAGATCATTGTGGGAGGGGTTTTCAACAGCGGTCTGCTCGCCAACCCAAAACCCGATGCGAAATACAACTACTCGCAGGCCCCTGAGCTCATGCTGCAACGCGCGCTCGCCATCCGGGAAGTGTGTGAGCTGCATGGCATCTCCATCCGGGCAGCAGCCATGCAATTTCCGCTGGCACACCCTGCGGTGGCCTCCGTGTTGCTGGGTGTGCGCACCCTGAAGCAGCTGCAGAGCAACCTCCAGGATTACCAGACCCCCATTTCTGCAGATTTCTGGAAGGAACTGCAGCACAGGGGCCTGATTGCAGAAGATTTTCCGTTCTTGCCTGTTTGA
- a CDS encoding phytanoyl-CoA dioxygenase family protein gives MSEAVQAPASQYDIARIMGALYGDGILGLKGAFSREWAQQLGEDIAVLYEDALKRPGGAVGRGPKRHYVEIHPEDIRGFVELVGHPWVQTVCEAVLGLDYKIVEIGFDVPNPGAQDQPWHRDFPAPEDTIKGRRLNSLAFNVTTVDVEPDMGPFEIAPGTQWDDASQFEHEMFPPKSFYPRYQERAEQKMPKMGDISVRSALTIHRGTANHSNKSRPVLVLGVDAPGANNHERHDLQVTQKFHDALPEQVKQHLLCRIVAELEPISQKHSIEGLMMGEA, from the coding sequence ATGAGTGAAGCTGTACAGGCACCAGCATCCCAGTACGACATTGCCAGAATCATGGGCGCACTCTATGGGGATGGCATCCTCGGACTCAAAGGGGCTTTCTCCCGCGAGTGGGCACAGCAACTCGGTGAAGACATCGCTGTGCTGTACGAAGATGCACTCAAACGTCCAGGCGGGGCTGTTGGTCGCGGTCCCAAACGCCACTATGTGGAAATCCACCCAGAGGACATCCGGGGCTTTGTGGAACTGGTGGGCCATCCCTGGGTCCAGACCGTGTGTGAGGCCGTGCTCGGACTGGACTACAAAATCGTGGAGATTGGTTTTGACGTGCCCAACCCAGGCGCTCAGGACCAGCCCTGGCACCGGGATTTTCCTGCCCCTGAAGACACCATCAAGGGTCGCCGCCTCAATTCACTGGCCTTCAATGTCACCACCGTGGATGTGGAACCCGACATGGGGCCTTTTGAAATCGCACCTGGCACCCAGTGGGATGACGCTTCACAGTTCGAGCACGAGATGTTCCCTCCCAAGAGCTTCTACCCACGCTATCAGGAACGGGCAGAACAGAAAATGCCCAAAATGGGCGACATCTCTGTGCGCTCTGCCCTGACCATTCACCGGGGAACCGCCAACCACTCGAACAAATCCCGTCCTGTGCTGGTGCTGGGTGTAGACGCTCCCGGAGCCAACAACCATGAGCGCCATGACCTGCAGGTGACCCAGAAATTCCATGATGCCCTTCCAGAACAGGTGAAACAGCATCTGCTGTGCCGGATTGTGGCCGAACTCGAACCCATCTCACAGAAGCACTCCATCGAGGGCCTGATGATGGGCGAGGCCTGA
- a CDS encoding MFS transporter codes for MTQRSMAALFTAQALSTSATTIGVALASVLAVKLMDDESYAGLPSTVNLLASAFSAYFAGQYMARHGRRAGLTLAFLLGTVGAALACWQALAGHFWGFMIGILLVGLANGGINQTRYAVSELVKPERRGQFIGWLLTCSAIGAVVTRLCIPVLKQLAEAYQLPENEAGWLLSALFLALASVLVGVFFTAKPTDVPRNTARVQLSVGELLKQPQVQLALIGMMVGQGIMLMLMVMMPVHAQHMGHGLEAISTVMTGHVVGMFGLAWITGHWVDRFGARNMILAGTVLLAASAILGMLGHSITEMGVALFVLGVGWNLCYVAGSSLLTSSLPPEARAAAQGKLDVFVWSAAAAGALGGGLLVSSSGFSTMYSVALAISLITAIGVYLRRAGEVKRVS; via the coding sequence ATGACCCAGCGCAGCATGGCCGCCCTGTTCACCGCCCAGGCACTTTCGACAAGTGCCACCACCATCGGGGTTGCTCTTGCCAGTGTCCTCGCCGTCAAATTGATGGACGATGAAAGTTACGCCGGACTCCCCTCCACCGTGAATCTGCTGGCATCAGCATTCAGCGCTTACTTTGCAGGACAGTACATGGCCCGACATGGCCGCAGGGCGGGACTCACCCTGGCTTTCCTTTTAGGAACCGTGGGGGCGGCTCTGGCCTGCTGGCAGGCCCTGGCAGGGCATTTCTGGGGATTCATGATAGGGATTCTGCTGGTGGGTCTTGCCAATGGAGGCATCAACCAGACCCGGTATGCGGTCAGTGAACTGGTGAAACCTGAACGTCGCGGGCAGTTCATTGGGTGGCTCCTGACCTGCAGTGCCATCGGGGCAGTGGTGACCCGGCTGTGCATTCCTGTCCTGAAGCAACTGGCCGAGGCCTACCAGCTTCCTGAGAATGAGGCAGGATGGTTGCTCAGTGCCCTGTTTCTGGCCCTCGCCAGTGTGCTGGTGGGAGTGTTTTTCACTGCAAAACCCACAGATGTTCCCAGAAACACTGCACGTGTGCAACTTTCTGTCGGTGAATTGCTGAAACAGCCCCAGGTTCAGCTGGCCCTGATCGGCATGATGGTGGGTCAGGGCATCATGCTGATGCTCATGGTGATGATGCCCGTGCATGCCCAGCACATGGGACACGGCCTGGAAGCCATTTCCACCGTCATGACCGGACATGTGGTGGGCATGTTCGGACTGGCCTGGATCACCGGGCACTGGGTGGACCGTTTCGGGGCACGCAACATGATTCTGGCAGGCACGGTGCTGCTGGCGGCCAGTGCCATTCTGGGCATGCTGGGGCACAGCATCACCGAGATGGGTGTGGCCCTGTTTGTGCTGGGGGTGGGCTGGAACCTGTGTTATGTGGCCGGGTCCAGCTTGCTCACCTCCAGCCTGCCCCCTGAAGCAAGAGCGGCAGCGCAGGGCAAACTGGATGTGTTTGTGTGGAGTGCCGCAGCGGCAGGTGCCCTTGGAGGCGGGCTGCTGGTGTCCAGTTCTGGTTTTTCAACCATGTACAGTGTTGCGCTTGCCATCAGCCTCATTACAGCAATTGGGGTATATTTAAGACGTGCTGGAGAAGTGAAGCGCGTTTCCTGA
- a CDS encoding LacI family DNA-binding transcriptional regulator, with translation MKKKVTLLDVAQAAGVSPSTVSRIVAGTARVSEKKRQQVEEAIQQLKYQPNLVAKGLVQGRTLSIGVLTQDIASPFYGAALLGIQEALRGTEYVPVFMDGHWKPEDEALALQRLIGRVDGLIIMGGHLEGKSLSALAESMPIVTIGRTIPGFEQHCATVDNYAGARNLVRYLFDLGHRRIAHISGPDDHVDARERLRGYYDAHKDFGMDIDPKLVVQGDFQEASGSLAVATLLESRTLFTAIFAANDQMAYGARLALYRRGIRVPEEVSLVGFDDTRNSEYMMPPLTTVRQPMHELGLSAATALLKMLNDEEVQLEKITPQLVIRESAARAR, from the coding sequence ATGAAAAAGAAAGTGACTTTGTTGGATGTGGCCCAGGCAGCCGGAGTTTCTCCGAGCACCGTGTCAAGAATTGTGGCAGGGACAGCCCGGGTCAGTGAAAAAAAACGGCAGCAGGTGGAAGAAGCCATTCAACAATTGAAATACCAGCCCAATCTGGTGGCCAAAGGTCTGGTTCAGGGCCGCACCCTCTCCATTGGGGTGCTCACCCAGGACATTGCAAGTCCTTTTTACGGGGCTGCCCTGCTGGGCATTCAGGAAGCCCTGAGGGGCACCGAGTACGTGCCGGTGTTCATGGATGGCCACTGGAAACCCGAGGATGAAGCCCTCGCCCTGCAGCGCCTGATTGGCCGGGTGGACGGCCTGATCATCATGGGGGGGCATCTGGAGGGAAAATCCCTGAGTGCCCTTGCAGAATCCATGCCCATTGTGACGATTGGCCGGACCATCCCAGGATTCGAGCAGCACTGTGCCACCGTGGACAATTATGCAGGGGCACGCAACCTGGTGCGGTACCTTTTTGATCTGGGGCACCGCCGCATTGCCCACATTTCGGGCCCAGATGACCATGTGGATGCCCGTGAGCGCCTCAGAGGTTATTACGATGCCCACAAGGATTTCGGCATGGACATCGATCCGAAACTGGTGGTGCAGGGAGACTTTCAGGAGGCTTCAGGCAGTCTGGCCGTGGCCACACTACTGGAGTCCCGGACGCTTTTCACTGCGATCTTTGCAGCAAACGACCAGATGGCTTATGGGGCCAGACTGGCCCTGTACCGCCGGGGCATCCGGGTGCCAGAGGAAGTCTCCCTGGTCGGCTTTGATGACACCCGCAATTCGGAGTACATGATGCCTCCCCTGACCACGGTGAGACAGCCCATGCATGAACTTGGTCTTTCTGCCGCAACCGCCCTGCTGAAGATGCTCAATGATGAGGAAGTGCAGCTGGAGAAGATCACCCCTCAGCTGGTCATTCGCGAATCTGCGGCCCGGGCAAGATAA